Proteins encoded in a region of the Thermodesulfobacteriota bacterium genome:
- a CDS encoding phosphatase PAP2 family protein — MRILSHTAIVIVFTIFLLAGASAEQQSTPKYLPEGGVDGAAMIGAPPAVGSPEFETQMAIVLWLQQTRTPEQVIFVETTLNLNRFAPIIGAELLDVDGTVLRQTLAAIINEVRTDYDAIKARYDLPRPFVVNDKVKPAINARAVASYPSGHAIRAVVYARILGVIFPEKKDDLMELALQIGYGRVIAGVHYPIDVIAGQVLGKLYADVIVESDTFNEAITKIRPQ; from the coding sequence ATGAGGATTTTATCACACACAGCCATAGTAATAGTATTTACTATATTCTTATTAGCTGGTGCGAGTGCAGAACAACAATCCACTCCCAAGTATCTACCTGAAGGTGGGGTAGATGGGGCTGCTATGATCGGTGCTCCCCCAGCTGTTGGATCGCCCGAGTTTGAAACTCAGATGGCAATTGTGTTGTGGCTTCAACAAACACGTACCCCTGAACAGGTTATATTTGTAGAAACCACACTTAATTTAAATAGATTTGCCCCTATAATTGGCGCTGAGCTGTTGGATGTTGACGGAACAGTGCTGAGGCAGACACTGGCAGCTATTATCAATGAAGTAAGAACTGACTACGACGCAATAAAGGCGAGATATGATCTTCCTAGACCCTTTGTGGTAAATGATAAAGTAAAGCCCGCAATAAATGCACGAGCAGTTGCAAGCTATCCAAGTGGGCACGCTATAAGAGCTGTTGTGTATGCAAGGATATTGGGCGTGATATTCCCTGAAAAAAAGGATGATCTTATGGAGCTTGCGCTTCAGATAGGATATGGACGAGTTATAGCCGGGGTGCATTACCCCATAGATGTTATAGCAGGGCAGGTGCTTGGGAAGTTATATGCAGATGTAATTGTAGAAAGCGACACATTTAATGAGGCAATCACGAAAATACGCCCTCAATAA